The genome window GGGTCGGCGAAGGCGCGCTCCTGCATCGCCTTGGAGGCGCGCAGCTCGCCACGGCGGTGCACGACGGTGACGGTCTTGGCGAACCGGGAGAGGAAGGTCGCCTCCTCCAGCGCGGTGTCGCCGCCGCCGACCACGGCGATGTCCTGGTCCTTGAAGAAGAAGCCGTCGCAGGTGGCGCACCAGGAGACGCCGCGGCCGGAGAGCGCGTCCTCGCGCGGCAGGCCGAGCTTGCGGTGCTGCGAACCGGTGGCGATGATCACCGCGCGGGCCCGGTGCACGGTGCCCTCGGAGTCGGTGACGGTCTTGATCTCGCCGGTCAGGTCGACCGAGACGATGTCGTCCGGGACCAGCTCGGCGCCGAAGCGCTCGGCCTGCCCCCGCATGTTGTCCATCAGCTCCGGGCCCATGATGCCGTCGCGGAAGCCGGGGAAGTTCTCCACCTCGGTGGTGTTCATCAGGGCACCGCCGGCCGTCACCGCGCCCTCGAAGACCAGCGGCTTCAGGGAGGCCCGCGCCGTGTAGAGCGCTGCCGTGTAACCGGACGGACCGGAACCGATGATGATCACGTTACGGACGTCGCTCACTGCATCTCCTGGTTGGCATCGCGACCCGCGCCAGCGGGGGTGGGCGGCGGCGGTGGTCCGCCGCCCCGGACAACGGCTCACCAGTCTGGCGCATTCCCGGCACCGCGTGCACCAGGCGGTCCGGTACGGCGGCGCCGGTCAGTGCGCGGGGACCTGCTGGTGCAGCTCGACGACGGCCGGGGCGGTGGAGCAGCCCGGGGCGACCAGGTACGCGTCCAGGCTCTCCGGATCGCCGGCGGCCCGGAAGACGTAGACGTCCACCGCGCTGCCCTGGTAGCTGCCGTGCGCGGTCAGCAGCGGCACCTCGCCCTGGTGGGCGGGGATCGCCAGCTGGACGCAGTCGGGCGGGAGGTTGCCGGTCTCGCCCTGCTCGGTGGTGGTGTGCGGCTGGACCAGGGCGGACGGCCGGAGCAGGGCGCGGACCTGGTCCGGCAGACCGGCCGCGGTGAACTCCGGGCCGGTCGGCTTCGTGCCCGCGGCCGGGTGGGTGGCGGTGTCCGGGGTGCTGGTGGACACGGCCGAGGCGGCCGGGCGCGAGGCGGACTGCTGGGAGAGCAGCAGGCCGCCGCCCAGGCCGAACACCGCCAGGCAGGCGGCGGCGGCCAGCACGAACCGGCGCCGGCGGCCCGGGCGGCCGGCCGCCCGGGTGCTGCGGTCGGCCCGGGCCGGCGGGGCGCCGGGGGAGAGGGGTGCGGCGGGAGCGCCCGGGACGGTCGGCGCGGCGGGCGTGGGCGGGGTGATCGGCGCGGTGGGCGTCGACGGCTGGGCGGCCGCCAGCGCGGCGTCGATCCGCCGGGCCACCTCCTGCGGCATCGGCTCGATCGGGTCGGCGGCGAGCAGCGCGGTCAGCTCCGTCAGGGCGGCCGTGGTGTCGGCGCACTCGGGGCAGTCGGCCAGGTGGGTGCGGACCGCCGCGGCCCGGTCCGCGGGCAGCAGGTCCTCGGCCAGGTCGGCGAGCTGCTCGACCGAGGGGTGGCGCGGGTCGGCCGACGACTCGTGGGGCGATGGGGTGGTCATCGGCTCGTCGCACCTCCTTCTTCCAGGGTCGGCTCGTGGCGGTCGGGGTCCGGGGATGGGACGGGCCCGGGGCGGTTCGGGTTCCCCGGGTCCCGGCGGTGCGGTGTTTCACGTGGCGCCGTTTCACGTGAAACACCGCCGTGTGGAACACCGCCACCCGGTACCGCGGCCTGCGGCGGCGGGTCCTCGGGACCGGAGCGCAGGTGGCGCAGCAGCGGGAGCAGCCGGGCCCGGCCCCGGGCGCAGCGGCTCTTCACCGTGCCCACCGGGACGCCCAGCACCTCGGCCGCCTCGGCCACCGGGTAGCCCTGCATGTCGACCAGCACCAGGACGGCCCGCTGGTCGGGCGGCAGCTCGGCCAGCGCGGCCGAGACCTCGCGGCCCAGCTCGCGGCGGAGCACCTGGGCCTCGGCCGGCTCGGCGGGCGGTACCAGCGAGTCCAGCGCCGGGCGGTCGTGGTCGGCCCCGGTCGGCGCGTCCAGCGAGTCGGCCCGGCGGACGGCGGCCCGGCGGGCCCGGTCCAGACAGGCGTTCACCACGATGCGGTGCAGCCAGGTGGTGACCGCGGAGCGGCCCTGGAAGGTGTGCGCCGAGCGGAGCGCGGAGACCAGGGCGTCCTGCAGCGCGTCGGCGGCCTCCTCACGGTCGCCCAGGGTGCGCACCGCGACCGCCCAGAGCCGGTCCCGGTGGCGGGCCACCAGGACGCCGAAGGCGGCCCGGTCGCCGGCGACGTGCCGGGCGAGCAGCTCGGCGTCGTCCGGCTCCGCCTGCGGCGCCGCGCCGGCCGGGGGGAGAGCCACCGGGTCGGGCTCGGGTCGCGCCGGTCCTGCCATGCCCCACACCTCTCCGGGCTGGGCCGGCGGGCTCAGCCGGCCACCTTGATCTCGGCCACCTGGCCGCGGTACTTGCCGCTGTCATCCTTGGGGAGGCTGGTCAGCCAGATCAAGAGGTAACGGGTGTGAACCGGGCCGGCGAGCTTGAACTGCGCGTCGGTGCTGGAGGCGGTGGCGATCGGCTGGCCGAAGTCGGTGAGCTGGGTCGGCAGGGCGTCCCCGGTCGCGGTGGGCACGCGCAGCTCCACGCCGGTCGTCCCGCCGAGGAAGAGCACCTCGACCGAGTTGACCGACTTGACCGCGCCCAGGTCCACGATCAGGCCGGTGCCGTGCTTCATGGCCGTCAGGTCGTCGTCGTAGCTCTCGGTGGACCAGGCGGTGGTCGGGTCGCCGTCGTGGGTGAGCGGCAGGGTGTTCCCGTGCACGTTCTGGGTGGTGCCGGACGGGTTGAACGAGGTGACGTTGGTGATCGGCAGCGGGGTCGGCGCGAGCGGGCTGGCCGGGGCGCTGGAGCGGCCGCCCGCGCCGCTGCTGCTGAGCGCCTGGGTGCCGCTGGAGGTCGCGCCGAGCTTGCCGGCCAACTGCCAGGAGCCGTAGCCGATCGCGGCCAGCAGCACCACCGAGACGGTCCAGCGGAGCACCTTGGCGGCCCGTCGCGGGGCGCGCTGCGGCGGCCGGGCCGGCCCCGGGCGGTAGCCGGGGTTCGGCTGCGGCGGCCGGGGCCGGGGCGGCACCTGGGCCGGCGCGGCGGCGGGGATCCGGACGGTGGCCGGCGCCGCGGCCGGGGTGCGTCCGACCGTCTGCCCGGGAGCGGGGTAGCGGTGGGCGGAGGAGCCGGCGGCCGAGCCGCCGGCGGGCTGGCGGATCCGGGGCAGCGCCCCGATCGCCTTGGCCAGTGCGGCGGGCGAGGAGAGCCGCTCGGACCCGGTCTCGCAGAGGATCCGGGCGGCCAGCTCGGCGAGCTCCGGGTGGGCCTGCGCGCGCAGCTCGGTGGGCGGCGGCACGTCGTCCCCGGGCAGGCCGGTCAGCTTGTACCGGTCCTCGGGGTGCGGCCAGCGGTGGGTGAGCGCCGCGTAGAGCAGGTCGCCGATCGCCCGGGTGTCGGCCAGCTCGGCCGCCGCGCGGTCGGCCGGTGCCGGTCCCCCGCGCAGCGCCGCGTCCACCGCGACGCCGTTGATCCGGTACTGGCCGGTGTCGGTGCGCAGCACGGCGCGCGGGGTCAGCCGCAGGTGCGAGCGGCCGGCGCGGTGCGCGGCGGCGATCGCCTCGGTGACCTGACGCACCATCTGGTACGCCTCGTACGGCTCCAGCGGGCCGTCGGCCAGCAGGGTGGCCAGGTCGGTGGCGTCGGGCAGCCACTCCCGGACCACGTAGACCAGTTCGCCCTCCTGGACGGCGTCGAGCACCTGGACGAACCGGGGGTCGCCGAGCAGCGCGGCGGACCGGGCGGCGGCCACCACCTCGTCGGCGCGCCGGTTGCCGGCCGCGAGCAGGTGCACGCCGACCGCGCGGCGCAGCTTCTCGTCCACCGCGCGCCAGCTGCTGAAGGCCTCGGTCTGGGTGAAGCACTCGTCCAGCCGGTAGCGGCCGGCGATCCGGTCGCCGCTCTCCCGCGCCGGGACCGGGAGTTGACCGGGCAGCGGGTCGGGCTCGGCGGAGTCGCCGGGCTCGGTGGTGGCCGGATCCGTTCCCCCGGCGGGCTCGGCCGAGGCCGGCTTCTCGGGCTCCTCAGGTTGTTCGGGTGAGGTGGCGTCAGCGGGCTCCACCGGCTCGTCGGCCCGGGCGGAAGGCTCGGCCAGCGCGGCGGCGATCTCGGCGGTGGAGAGCGGCGCGGTGATCTCCCCGGTGGCCTCGGTCGTCGTCTCCCCCGCTGCCTTCGCGGGCGCCTTGCGCTTCGCGGTGGTCTTCGCGGGTGCCGTCGGCGTGGCGGACGGTTCGTCAGCCGGCGCTGCAGTGGTCTTGCCCGGGGCCTTGGCGGCCGTCCTGGCCGGCGCCTTGGCGGGCGCCTTGCCGGACGCCTTGGCGGGCGCCTTGCCGGACGCCTTGGCGGGCGCCTTGGCCGCGGGCTTCGGGTCCTTGCGCGGGCGGGCCCCGTTCAGTCCGGTCAGCGGCACGGTCAGCTCGGCCGTCGCCTCGGCGACCGCCAGCGGCACGGTCAGCTCGGAGGTGGCCTCCGCGGCCGGCAGCGCCGCGGTGACCTCGGCGGCCGGCTCGGCAGCTGATGCGTCGACGGCTGCCCTGGTGCGATCCGTGGTGCGATCAGCCACCGTCGTCTGCCTCCCCAAATAGCGCCCGGTACGGCGCCCTCACCGTGCGCCTCCCGGAAGGAGGACAGGCGAGGACCCGGGGCCGCGGTGACCGCGGTCCCAGTCGTTCGAAGACAATTGTGCCCACTCTTCCCACCGGAGTACGACCGCTGATGCGGCCATCCGGTTCCACCGCTGCCCGAACTGCTCGGTCAGTGGACAAACTGAGGAGGGGTCAGCGGCCCAGTCGGCTGCGGACCATGCCGACGACCGAGTTGAGTTCCTCGATCCGCATCCGCCTGGCGAGCTGCGCGAAGACCGCCAACTGCGCGGCCCCGGCGAGCGCGACGGTCAGCACGCTACCCAGCCAGCCTGAGAGCAGGCTGGACAGTCCCAGGGAGATCAGGAAGCCGACCAGGGCGGCCGGCAGACAGGCGATCACCAGCCGGACGTAGGTCTTGGTGATCCGGCCGGTGTCCAGCCCGCCGACCTTCCGCTTGAGCTTGGGCACCGCCACCGCCACGCCCACCGCGTAGGCCGTGCCGTAGCCGAGCGCCATCCCGGTGACCGCCCACTGGGCCGGCAGCACCAGGTAGCAGAGCACCGCCGTGCCGGCCTGGGTGACGGCCACCCAGACGGTGTTGGAGAACGGGGTGCGGGTGTCCTCGTACGCGTAGAAGCCGCGCAGCAGCACGTACTGCACCGAGTACGGGATCAGGCCGAGGGCGAAGGCGGAGAGCATGTAGCCGACCGCCGTGGTGGCGTGCGCCACCGCACCGCCGTTGCCCAGGCCGTAGATCGCGCCGCCGATCTGCGGGCCGAGCGCGAGGAAGAGGAAGGCGGCCGGGACGATCGCCACCGCCGAGGTGCGCAGCCCGTAGGAGAGGTCGTCGCGGACCGCGCCGGAGTCGCCGTCGGCGGCCGAGCGGGAGAGCCGGGGCAGCACCGCGCTCATCACCGAGACGGTGATCACCGCCATCGGCAACTGCCAGATCAGCAGCGCGTTGGAGTAGGCGGCCAGGCCCACGCCGAGGTAGCCGTGGTCGGCCGCGTCGCTGCCGGCCGCGGTGGCCAGCTGGGTGACCACCAGGTAGCCGGCCTGGTTGGCGAGCACGAAGAGGAAGGTCCACTTGGCCAGCCGGGCCGCCTTGCCGAGGCCGTGCCCGCGCCAGTCGAACCGCGGCCGGTACCGGAAGCCGGCCGCCCGCAGGTACGGGACCATCGACAGCGCCTGCACCACCAGCCCGAGCAGGGTGCCCAGGCCGAGCAGCCGCAGGCCCTCGGGGGAGACCGTCTGCGGCGCGACCCGGCTGTGCTGGAAGGTGCCGAACACCCAGATGTACATCGCGAAGGTGAAGATCACCACCACGTTGTTGAGCACCGGGGTCCACATCATCGCGCCGAACCGGCCGCGGGCGTTGAGGATCTGACCCATCACCACGTGCACGCCCATGAAGAAGATCGTGGGCAGGCAGTAGCGGGCCAGCGCGACCGTGGCGTCGGCGTCCGCCTGATCGGACATCAGCGAGTGCGAGATCAGCTGGACCAGCAGCGGGGCGGCCAGCACGGCGACGAAGACCACGCCGGCCAGGCCGGCCATCACCAGGGTGAGCAGGCGGTTGGCGTAGGCGGTGCCGCCGTCCTCGTCCTGCTTCATGCTGCGCACCAGCTGCGGCACGAAGACCGCGTTGAGCGCGCCGCCGCCGATCAGGATGTAGAGCAGGGTGGGCAGGGTGTTGGCGGCCGAGTAGGAGTCGCCCATGGTGCCGACGCCGATCGCGGCGGCGATCACCATGGTGCGCAGGAAGCCGGTGGCGCGGGAGACCAGGGTGCCGGCGGCCATGATCGCGCTGGAGTTGACCAGCGAGCCGACCCGGCCGGCGGGGGCGGGGGCCGGGTCGTCCGGCAGTTCCGCCTCGGGGTCGCCGGGCTCGCCGGGCTCGCCCGGTGCCGCGGGCTCGTGGGGCGGGTGGAATGCGTGGGGCTGGTGGGTCTCGTGGGCCTCGTCGGGGAGTTCGGGCGCGGCCGGGCCGCCGGTGTGCGGGTCGGTCTCGGCCGGGGTGAGCGGCGGGTCGAACTCGATCACCGGGACGAAGGGCTTGCCGGACTCGACGGCCACCGCGCCCGCCGCCGGGCCGAGCAGTGCGTCCACGCCGACGAACTCGGCGTGCTCGCGCTCCAGGCCTGCCCCGTCCGCCGCTGCGTCCGGTTCGGCGGTCCCGGCGGGCTCCGCAGCCGAGGCCCCAGCCTCGGCACCGTCCTCGTCCTCGTCCTCGTCCTCGTCGGGCTGTTCGGACGCCAGGGCGGCGGCCCGGGCCCTGGCGGCGGCGGTCAGCCGGGCCCAGCGCGAGGCGGGCACCACCGGTTCGGCGAGCGGCTCCGCGCCCTCGTTCTGCTGGCCGGGCAGCGCCTGCGGTTCTGCCGCCGGTTCCGCCGCGCCCGCCGGCTCCCCCGCGGCGTCCGGCTCGGCGGTGTCGTCCGCGGGGCCGGCCGGGGGTTCCGGAGCGGGGTAGGGCCCCGGCCCGGCCTCGGTGGCGTACGGGTCGTCGGCGGCGAACGGATCCCGTGCGTAGGTGTCGTCCAGGTACCAGTCCGGCTCCTCAGCCAGCCGATCCTTGCCGCCGCGCTCGCTCATGCCACCTCATCGCTGTCCGGGTCCGGCCGCTCAGGCACCTACTGTCTCATCACCGCGGACCCGAACCCGGCTTTCGACGCGACCACCGG of Kitasatospora viridis contains these proteins:
- the trxB gene encoding thioredoxin-disulfide reductase → MSDVRNVIIIGSGPSGYTAALYTARASLKPLVFEGAVTAGGALMNTTEVENFPGFRDGIMGPELMDNMRGQAERFGAELVPDDIVSVDLTGEIKTVTDSEGTVHRARAVIIATGSQHRKLGLPREDALSGRGVSWCATCDGFFFKDQDIAVVGGGDTALEEATFLSRFAKTVTVVHRRGELRASKAMQERAFADPKITFAWDSAVEEIHGDPKLTGITLRDTTTGELRELPVTGLFIAIGHDPRTELFAGQLELDAEGYLKVDAPSTRTNVSGVFAAGDVVDHTYRQAITAAGTGCSAALDAERFLAHLAHAQQENDEQEPAAVAV
- a CDS encoding anti-sigma factor family protein, with translation MTTPSPHESSADPRHPSVEQLADLAEDLLPADRAAAVRTHLADCPECADTTAALTELTALLAADPIEPMPQEVARRIDAALAAAQPSTPTAPITPPTPAAPTVPGAPAAPLSPGAPPARADRSTRAAGRPGRRRRFVLAAAACLAVFGLGGGLLLSQQSASRPAASAVSTSTPDTATHPAAGTKPTGPEFTAAGLPDQVRALLRPSALVQPHTTTEQGETGNLPPDCVQLAIPAHQGEVPLLTAHGSYQGSAVDVYVFRAAGDPESLDAYLVAPGCSTAPAVVELHQQVPAH
- the sigM gene encoding RNA polymerase sigma factor SigM; translation: MAGPARPEPDPVALPPAGAAPQAEPDDAELLARHVAGDRAAFGVLVARHRDRLWAVAVRTLGDREEAADALQDALVSALRSAHTFQGRSAVTTWLHRIVVNACLDRARRAAVRRADSLDAPTGADHDRPALDSLVPPAEPAEAQVLRRELGREVSAALAELPPDQRAVLVLVDMQGYPVAEAAEVLGVPVGTVKSRCARGRARLLPLLRHLRSGPEDPPPQAAVPGGGVPHGGVSRETAPRETPHRRDPGNPNRPGPVPSPDPDRHEPTLEEGGATSR
- a CDS encoding serine/threonine protein kinase, yielding MADRTTDRTRAAVDASAAEPAAEVTAALPAAEATSELTVPLAVAEATAELTVPLTGLNGARPRKDPKPAAKAPAKASGKAPAKASGKAPAKAPARTAAKAPGKTTAAPADEPSATPTAPAKTTAKRKAPAKAAGETTTEATGEITAPLSTAEIAAALAEPSARADEPVEPADATSPEQPEEPEKPASAEPAGGTDPATTEPGDSAEPDPLPGQLPVPARESGDRIAGRYRLDECFTQTEAFSSWRAVDEKLRRAVGVHLLAAGNRRADEVVAAARSAALLGDPRFVQVLDAVQEGELVYVVREWLPDATDLATLLADGPLEPYEAYQMVRQVTEAIAAAHRAGRSHLRLTPRAVLRTDTGQYRINGVAVDAALRGGPAPADRAAAELADTRAIGDLLYAALTHRWPHPEDRYKLTGLPGDDVPPPTELRAQAHPELAELAARILCETGSERLSSPAALAKAIGALPRIRQPAGGSAAGSSAHRYPAPGQTVGRTPAAAPATVRIPAAAPAQVPPRPRPPQPNPGYRPGPARPPQRAPRRAAKVLRWTVSVVLLAAIGYGSWQLAGKLGATSSGTQALSSSGAGGRSSAPASPLAPTPLPITNVTSFNPSGTTQNVHGNTLPLTHDGDPTTAWSTESYDDDLTAMKHGTGLIVDLGAVKSVNSVEVLFLGGTTGVELRVPTATGDALPTQLTDFGQPIATASSTDAQFKLAGPVHTRYLLIWLTSLPKDDSGKYRGQVAEIKVAG
- the murJ gene encoding murein biosynthesis integral membrane protein MurJ, encoding MSERGGKDRLAEEPDWYLDDTYARDPFAADDPYATEAGPGPYPAPEPPAGPADDTAEPDAAGEPAGAAEPAAEPQALPGQQNEGAEPLAEPVVPASRWARLTAAARARAAALASEQPDEDEDEDEDGAEAGASAAEPAGTAEPDAAADGAGLEREHAEFVGVDALLGPAAGAVAVESGKPFVPVIEFDPPLTPAETDPHTGGPAAPELPDEAHETHQPHAFHPPHEPAAPGEPGEPGDPEAELPDDPAPAPAGRVGSLVNSSAIMAAGTLVSRATGFLRTMVIAAAIGVGTMGDSYSAANTLPTLLYILIGGGALNAVFVPQLVRSMKQDEDGGTAYANRLLTLVMAGLAGVVFVAVLAAPLLVQLISHSLMSDQADADATVALARYCLPTIFFMGVHVVMGQILNARGRFGAMMWTPVLNNVVVIFTFAMYIWVFGTFQHSRVAPQTVSPEGLRLLGLGTLLGLVVQALSMVPYLRAAGFRYRPRFDWRGHGLGKAARLAKWTFLFVLANQAGYLVVTQLATAAGSDAADHGYLGVGLAAYSNALLIWQLPMAVITVSVMSAVLPRLSRSAADGDSGAVRDDLSYGLRTSAVAIVPAAFLFLALGPQIGGAIYGLGNGGAVAHATTAVGYMLSAFALGLIPYSVQYVLLRGFYAYEDTRTPFSNTVWVAVTQAGTAVLCYLVLPAQWAVTGMALGYGTAYAVGVAVAVPKLKRKVGGLDTGRITKTYVRLVIACLPAALVGFLISLGLSSLLSGWLGSVLTVALAGAAQLAVFAQLARRMRIEELNSVVGMVRSRLGR